The Ignavibacteriales bacterium genome has a segment encoding these proteins:
- the polA gene encoding DNA polymerase I, translated as MEKSYKSNPLLRPKFVIIDAMALAYKGYYAFISRPLTSSSGEPTSAVFGFLNQLFKIIEDTKPDYLAVGFDSKEKTFRHERYENYKSSRQAMPEDMIPQIKRIQEIIKAFNIPLYILPGYEADDLIGTAVKEAEQQGFDCYAITPDKDYIQLISPNIRVVKPGKSTDEIVILDEDKVREEMGFDPIQMIDYLALVGDSSDDIPGVAGIGPKTAVPLIQKFKSLENIYKNLDNIDKAGIVNKLTENKENAFLSKELATIKTDTPFHMNFDEAKFHNPDLEKLFKIFADLEFKQFSNKLKKLFIESEIEKPQEKIEEPTTPKNETEQISTEMGVFEKNKVKYKLILSFKEAKGLSQKLSECELFVFDTETDGLDTLSLNLAGCAFAMKPKEAFFVATNPATLSTSFFESDLSDRLPMDDFVKIFKPVFENKKIKKVCQNGKFDIGVMRHIGIDVNNFYFDTMLASYVIDADEKHGMDELSKKYLGYSPIPLTELIGAKKEPKKIFDVDPNLLSDYSGEDADITFRLYELLRKELKKENLEKIAYEIEFPLAPVLEDMERTGIKIDTKSLKVFSNFLQNKLDDYSTEIIKHAGENFNINSTQQLQKILYEKLKLVPPSKTKTGFSTDAKTLELLKGMHPIIDVISDYRQVSKLKSTYADSLPLLIHPSSGRLHTSYNQAAVSTGRLSSNDPNLQNIPIRTELGKEIRKAFVPRDKDYLILSADYSQIELRIMASICGDVTLTKAFKDGEDIHRRTAALVFKVDPRDVTPDMRRKAKEVNFGILYGLGPFGLKSRLGITQGEAKKIIEDYFTSFKSVRKFMDDCVASAKKKEYAETIYGRRRYLKNINSKNRVVQQFEARVAINMPIQGTAADMIKIAMIKIYSELEKRKAKTKMVLQVHDELVFDAHKDEIDDLQPMIKEMMENALPLNVPVVAETGVGENWLDAH; from the coding sequence ATGGAAAAATCATACAAAAGCAATCCGCTCCTACGCCCTAAATTTGTAATTATTGATGCAATGGCGTTAGCATATAAGGGTTATTACGCATTTATATCGCGTCCGCTAACATCCTCATCCGGTGAACCAACATCTGCAGTATTCGGGTTCCTCAATCAGCTTTTTAAAATCATTGAGGATACAAAACCGGATTACCTTGCAGTCGGTTTTGATTCAAAAGAAAAAACTTTTAGGCATGAGAGGTATGAAAATTATAAATCATCACGGCAAGCCATGCCGGAAGACATGATTCCTCAAATAAAGAGGATTCAAGAAATCATTAAGGCATTTAATATTCCGCTCTACATTTTGCCTGGTTACGAAGCAGATGATTTGATTGGAACCGCTGTTAAAGAAGCGGAACAACAAGGATTTGACTGCTACGCAATTACCCCCGATAAAGATTATATACAACTCATTTCACCAAATATAAGAGTTGTAAAACCTGGCAAATCAACAGATGAGATCGTGATTTTAGATGAAGATAAAGTCCGTGAAGAAATGGGATTCGATCCAATTCAGATGATTGATTATTTAGCCTTGGTTGGAGATTCAAGCGATGACATTCCGGGAGTTGCAGGAATTGGACCCAAGACTGCAGTGCCTCTTATTCAGAAATTTAAATCACTAGAAAATATTTATAAGAACCTTGATAATATTGATAAAGCTGGAATTGTAAATAAATTAACAGAGAATAAAGAGAATGCTTTCCTTTCAAAAGAATTAGCAACAATTAAAACCGATACACCATTCCACATGAATTTTGATGAGGCGAAGTTTCACAATCCCGATTTAGAAAAATTGTTTAAAATTTTTGCTGATCTTGAATTCAAACAATTCTCCAATAAGTTGAAAAAACTTTTTATCGAATCAGAAATTGAAAAACCGCAAGAGAAGATTGAAGAACCGACCACTCCTAAAAATGAAACAGAACAAATAAGTACTGAAATGGGAGTATTTGAAAAGAACAAGGTTAAATACAAACTGATCTTATCGTTCAAAGAAGCCAAGGGGCTATCGCAAAAACTTTCCGAATGTGAGTTATTTGTTTTCGATACTGAGACAGATGGACTGGACACACTTAGCTTAAATCTTGCAGGCTGCGCATTTGCGATGAAACCGAAAGAGGCATTTTTTGTTGCGACTAACCCAGCTACACTCTCAACTTCATTTTTTGAGTCTGATCTTAGCGACCGTTTGCCGATGGACGATTTCGTAAAAATTTTCAAACCGGTATTTGAAAATAAAAAAATAAAAAAAGTCTGCCAGAACGGAAAATTTGATATCGGTGTGATGAGGCATATCGGAATTGACGTGAATAATTTTTATTTCGATACAATGCTTGCGAGTTATGTAATAGATGCCGACGAAAAACACGGTATGGATGAATTATCAAAAAAATATTTAGGCTATAGCCCAATTCCGCTTACTGAATTGATTGGTGCGAAAAAAGAACCAAAAAAAATTTTTGATGTTGATCCAAATTTACTTTCCGATTATTCCGGCGAAGATGCAGATATAACATTCAGACTTTATGAATTACTCCGGAAGGAATTAAAAAAGGAAAACCTTGAAAAAATTGCCTACGAAATTGAGTTTCCACTAGCGCCTGTTCTTGAAGATATGGAGCGCACTGGAATTAAAATCGATACGAAAAGTTTAAAAGTATTCAGTAATTTTTTACAAAATAAACTTGACGACTATTCAACTGAGATTATTAAACATGCCGGCGAGAATTTTAATATTAATTCTACTCAGCAGTTACAGAAAATTCTTTATGAAAAATTGAAACTTGTTCCTCCTTCAAAAACCAAAACCGGATTTTCGACTGATGCAAAAACACTTGAATTGTTAAAAGGTATGCATCCTATTATTGATGTGATATCTGACTACAGACAAGTTTCAAAACTAAAATCTACTTATGCCGATTCGCTGCCGCTGCTAATACATCCTTCTTCCGGCAGATTGCACACATCATATAATCAAGCTGCAGTGTCAACGGGACGTCTATCAAGCAACGATCCGAATCTTCAGAATATTCCAATTCGAACGGAACTTGGTAAAGAAATCCGGAAAGCATTCGTTCCGCGCGATAAAGACTATCTTATACTTTCAGCCGATTACAGTCAAATTGAATTGCGCATAATGGCAAGTATATGCGGAGATGTAACACTTACCAAAGCATTTAAAGACGGTGAAGATATTCATAGAAGAACTGCCGCACTTGTTTTTAAAGTTGATCCGAGGGATGTTACTCCTGATATGCGCCGTAAAGCAAAAGAAGTAAATTTTGGAATACTTTATGGTCTTGGTCCATTTGGATTAAAATCCCGATTGGGAATTACTCAAGGTGAAGCAAAAAAAATAATTGAAGACTATTTCACTTCGTTCAAGAGTGTGCGCAAATTTATGGATGATTGCGTTGCAAGTGCCAAAAAGAAAGAGTATGCCGAAACTATTTACGGAAGAAGAAGATATTTAAAGAATATTAATAGTAAGAACCGTGTGGTTCAACAATTTGAAGCGCGTGTTGCCATCAACATGCCGATACAAGGGACTGCCGCGGATATGATTAAGATTGCGATGATAAAAATTTATTCGGAACTGGAGAAGCGAAAAGCCAAAACAAAAATGGTATTGCAAGTTCATGATGAATTGGTTTTTGATGCCCACAAAGATGAAATTGATGATCTGCAGCCAATGATCAAAGAGATGATGGAAAATGCACTTCCATTGAATGTTCCAGTCGTTGCGGAAACCGGTGTTGGCGAGAATTGGTTGGATGCGCATTAA
- a CDS encoding SDR family oxidoreductase: MKTEKIFLLFGSTGDLGKVAVEYFLNQDYDYCYFFARRQYKLGNAKNNFVIINADDFTNEENVIDAFSKVRKDSNATYFLFNTIGGFTGGNAISETIYNDFLKMININLGTSFLIAKHFTKLVYGTKGGSICFTSALSSLKPEANKAAYNISKNGLNMLVKSLALECSNIGLSANAVAPFIIDTKSNREWVKDITQLVSPVDICSVVNSLFENYKVSSGNIVELPFSLR; the protein is encoded by the coding sequence ATGAAAACTGAAAAAATATTTTTATTATTTGGTTCAACCGGGGATCTTGGAAAAGTTGCTGTAGAATATTTCTTAAATCAAGATTATGATTATTGTTATTTCTTTGCCCGCCGTCAATACAAATTGGGAAATGCAAAAAATAATTTTGTAATTATAAACGCAGATGATTTTACTAATGAAGAGAATGTTATTGATGCTTTTTCCAAAGTTCGAAAAGATAGTAACGCCACTTATTTTTTGTTTAATACAATCGGAGGTTTTACAGGAGGGAATGCAATTTCTGAAACTATCTATAACGATTTCTTAAAAATGATCAATATAAATCTTGGAACGTCATTCTTAATTGCCAAGCATTTCACAAAATTGGTGTATGGAACAAAAGGCGGATCAATCTGTTTTACGAGTGCTCTTTCGAGTCTAAAACCGGAAGCTAATAAAGCAGCATATAACATTTCCAAGAATGGGTTAAATATGCTTGTTAAATCACTTGCTCTTGAGTGCTCAAACATTGGTCTTAGCGCTAATGCAGTAGCTCCATTCATTATTGATACTAAATCGAACCGTGAATGGGTAAAAGATATTACACAATTAGTTAGCCCAGTTGATATATGCAGCGTTGTGAACTCATTATTCGAAAATTACAAAGTGTCATCCGGAAATATTGTTGAATTGCCATTTTCCCTACGATAA
- a CDS encoding GatB/YqeY domain-containing protein, with the protein MNLTEKINQDMKQAMKSGDKIRLETIRSIRALILEFEKSGSGKELTPEEEIKMLTTAAKKRKESIEQFRNGGRNELAEKEEAELKIIEEYLPKQLSLEEILTEVKKIAVEVGAKTKEDFPKLMPVAAKLLKGKADGKVVKEIVEKVLSGN; encoded by the coding sequence ATGAACTTAACTGAAAAGATAAATCAAGATATGAAGCAAGCGATGAAATCGGGTGATAAAATACGGCTCGAAACGATCCGATCAATACGCGCACTAATATTAGAATTTGAAAAAAGCGGTTCGGGAAAAGAACTTACACCGGAAGAAGAGATTAAAATGCTTACAACCGCCGCAAAGAAAAGAAAAGAATCGATTGAACAATTCCGTAACGGTGGAAGAAATGAATTGGCTGAAAAAGAGGAAGCCGAGTTGAAAATAATTGAAGAGTATTTACCCAAACAACTTTCCTTGGAAGAGATCCTAACTGAGGTAAAAAAAATTGCCGTAGAAGTTGGGGCTAAAACAAAAGAAGATTTTCCAAAACTGATGCCTGTTGCCGCAAAATTACTAAAGGGAAAAGCTGATGGGAAAGTCGTGAAGGAAATCGTCGAAAAAGTCTTGAGCGGTAATTGA
- a CDS encoding CvpA family protein, whose amino-acid sequence MNYLDYIIFIVIIIGFLLGFKDGLVRKIIGLIGLILGVFLAFQFSHKVGKLLIPFFNNDEYLSSVIAGITIFLVIILIASLLKRVIHPFDKVNRFLNQFLGGVIGVVQISFFLSALFLFLNIFSFPNSTQRENSWSYNFVLNLIPKSIDIVIGKNVNASDYLKKYIEKKDEDSNSQIDSLQIKK is encoded by the coding sequence TTGAACTATCTCGATTACATAATCTTTATTGTCATCATCATCGGCTTTCTGCTGGGATTCAAAGATGGGTTGGTTAGAAAAATAATCGGTCTTATCGGTCTAATACTTGGAGTATTCCTGGCATTCCAATTCTCTCACAAAGTCGGCAAATTATTAATACCTTTTTTTAATAATGATGAGTACTTATCAAGTGTCATTGCCGGTATAACAATATTTTTGGTAATAATTTTAATTGCCTCATTACTAAAGCGAGTAATTCACCCATTTGATAAAGTAAACCGGTTTCTTAACCAATTCCTCGGCGGTGTAATCGGCGTAGTCCAAATTTCTTTTTTTCTTAGTGCCTTATTCCTGTTCTTAAATATTTTCAGTTTTCCAAATAGCACACAAAGAGAAAATTCTTGGAGCTACAATTTTGTTTTGAATCTTATTCCCAAATCAATTGATATAGTAATCGGGAAAAATGTAAATGCATCAGATTATTTAAAAAAATATATTGAAAAGAAAGATGAAGACTCTAATTCGCAAATTGACTCACTTCAGATAAAAAAATGA
- a CDS encoding endonuclease MutS2: protein MIIQEILEKLEYKKVIALIAKYCITENGKNVVNSLQPLTDIDLLKINCSRVNEAKEILIKNDVPPIEYLPDLNEVISRSRIEGTVLQAKQIIDILKLAEVSRKLFQFLKPKDGGHTFLHELTEKLFVDKVFEHFIGKVFTENGEIRDDASPKLREIRIEIRDKETSLRKQVQKLLKQLSDSYLVQEEYITQRDGRIVLPVKAEHKRHVRGFVHSESSTGQTVYIEPEETLELNNEILSLSFAEKREIEKILRGLTERIGLVNSELKNSLAAVAEIDSIFARGKYSIEIIGSHPAFDQEKPFKLIDARHPLLIKRIGYSKTVPMDLEMDNINIVLITGPNAGGKTVTLKTTGLLVILALAGIPIPAHPDSNFLVFEKVLVDIGDAQSIEDDLSTFSSHLKNIKHIIDEADEKTLVVLDEIGTGTDPAEGAAIASGMLITLRDKGAKVLATTHHGSLKLIANQLEKFQNASMEFDTEHLQPTYKFNQGTPGSSYAFEVANRIGFDEEFITLAKEYLDTDKTKIEDFLVSLEKKSQRLKEQLNKLERENSRLKGLTNLYHGKIEQLEIQKKEILADTKEKAETYLSDVNKKVENAIKKIRESQADKLVVKEEKKKIEEIKNESQVVFKKEKKSVSEKSELKVGDYVKIKETDSIGVIEEIDKQKNKAVLSVGTLKMKTKYSDLLPSKKSEIEKPSAKSFTLDQSEISYRLDLRGQRADEAEFEIIKFIDNAYMAGVDRVEILHGKGTGALKQLVHGLLRNNGSVKNYYFANIEYGGEGITVVELK, encoded by the coding sequence ATGATCATTCAAGAGATACTCGAAAAATTAGAATACAAAAAAGTTATTGCCTTAATTGCCAAATATTGTATCACCGAGAATGGTAAAAATGTTGTAAATAGTTTACAACCGCTGACTGATATTGATCTTTTAAAAATAAACTGCAGCCGGGTCAATGAAGCTAAAGAAATTCTAATTAAAAATGATGTTCCCCCGATTGAATACCTGCCGGATTTAAACGAAGTCATTTCCCGGAGTAGAATTGAAGGAACAGTTCTTCAGGCGAAACAAATTATTGATATCCTTAAACTTGCCGAAGTATCGCGTAAACTTTTTCAATTTTTGAAACCTAAAGACGGCGGACACACTTTCCTGCATGAGTTAACTGAAAAACTCTTTGTTGATAAAGTATTCGAGCACTTCATTGGAAAAGTCTTTACAGAGAATGGTGAAATACGTGACGATGCGAGTCCAAAACTCCGTGAAATCAGAATTGAAATTCGAGACAAAGAAACGTCGCTCCGTAAACAAGTACAAAAACTTTTAAAGCAATTGAGCGATTCTTATCTTGTCCAGGAAGAATATATAACTCAACGCGACGGAAGAATTGTTCTTCCCGTGAAAGCGGAACATAAACGCCACGTAAGAGGATTCGTCCATTCAGAATCGTCTACGGGGCAGACTGTTTATATTGAGCCTGAAGAGACCCTTGAACTTAATAATGAGATCCTTTCACTCAGCTTTGCGGAGAAACGGGAAATAGAAAAAATATTAAGAGGATTGACCGAGCGGATCGGTTTAGTAAATTCAGAATTGAAAAATTCTCTTGCTGCAGTTGCTGAAATTGATTCCATCTTTGCGCGTGGTAAATACTCAATTGAAATAATCGGTTCTCACCCTGCTTTTGATCAGGAAAAGCCATTTAAATTAATTGATGCACGACATCCATTACTTATCAAACGGATTGGTTATTCGAAAACAGTGCCGATGGATTTGGAAATGGATAATATAAATATCGTTCTTATCACCGGACCAAATGCCGGCGGCAAAACTGTTACTTTGAAAACAACCGGGTTGTTGGTTATTCTTGCTCTGGCGGGTATCCCAATTCCGGCACATCCCGATTCAAATTTTCTCGTGTTCGAAAAAGTATTGGTTGATATCGGTGACGCGCAATCAATTGAAGACGATCTGAGTACATTTAGTTCACATCTGAAAAACATAAAACATATTATTGATGAAGCCGATGAAAAAACTCTAGTGGTTCTTGATGAAATTGGAACGGGTACAGATCCGGCGGAGGGTGCGGCAATTGCATCCGGAATGCTTATTACTCTTCGTGATAAAGGTGCCAAAGTTCTTGCAACAACTCACCACGGTAGTTTAAAACTAATTGCAAACCAGCTTGAGAAATTTCAAAACGCTTCTATGGAATTTGATACAGAACATCTTCAGCCGACTTACAAATTTAATCAAGGTACGCCAGGCTCAAGTTATGCTTTTGAGGTTGCTAATAGAATCGGTTTCGATGAGGAATTTATAACTCTAGCAAAGGAATATCTGGATACTGATAAAACGAAGATCGAAGATTTTCTAGTTTCTTTGGAAAAGAAATCCCAGCGTCTAAAAGAACAACTTAACAAGTTGGAACGTGAAAATTCCCGGTTAAAAGGTTTGACAAATCTTTATCATGGTAAGATTGAACAACTGGAAATTCAAAAGAAAGAAATTTTAGCCGATACGAAAGAAAAAGCAGAAACATATCTGAGTGATGTAAATAAGAAAGTTGAAAATGCGATTAAAAAAATCCGGGAGTCTCAGGCAGATAAGTTAGTTGTCAAAGAGGAGAAAAAGAAAATTGAAGAGATAAAAAATGAAAGTCAGGTCGTTTTCAAAAAAGAAAAAAAATCTGTTTCCGAAAAAAGTGAATTAAAAGTAGGGGATTATGTAAAAATAAAAGAAACTGATTCTATTGGTGTTATTGAAGAAATTGATAAGCAGAAAAATAAAGCTGTGCTAAGTGTCGGTACCCTAAAAATGAAAACAAAATATTCCGATTTACTGCCTTCAAAAAAATCGGAAATTGAAAAACCTTCGGCAAAATCATTTACTCTTGATCAAAGTGAAATCAGTTACCGCTTAGATTTACGCGGTCAAAGAGCAGACGAAGCGGAATTTGAAATCATTAAATTTATAGATAACGCTTATATGGCCGGTGTTGATCGTGTGGAAATTCTACATGGAAAAGGGACCGGTGCACTAAAACAACTTGTACATGGATTGCTCAGAAACAACGGTTCAGTAAAAAATTACTATTTTGCAAATATCGAATACGGCGGAGAAGGAATTACCGTCGTTGAATTAAAGTAG
- a CDS encoding acetyl-CoA carboxylase biotin carboxylase subunit: MIKKILIANRGEIAHRIIKACRELGITSVAIYSEADKNALHVRRADEAYLIGPSPANESYLNKEKIIKLAKEIGADAIHPGYGFISENPEFIRMVEQSGIIFIGPSSKSVEMMGEKTSARRLMKLNNVPIVPGTTEPIKNINDGKKISAEIGYPVMLKAAAGGGGKGMRKIDREEDFEESYNRAKNEALKAFGNDYVYIEKFIEHPKHIEVQILADKFGNYIHLFERECSVQRRHQKVIEEAPSIAVDGQTREKITQAAVKAAKACNYYNAGTIEFLMDKNKNFYFLEMNTRLQVEHPVTEMITGIDLVKQQIKIANGEKLTLKQEDLKIHGHAIECRIYAEDVDNNFAPSTGKIIHHRLTSGPGIRIDRGIDVLSEVPIYYDPMLSKVIAWGIDREEALARMKRALGEYQISGVITNIPAFNWVLKQKTFLDGTFDINFLENEFMPLVPDKWKDESSKDYEEIAAILGALLKQREIQNTLSNNNISDNNSWRSQLYE; encoded by the coding sequence ATGATAAAAAAAATTTTAATAGCAAACCGCGGTGAAATTGCTCACAGAATAATTAAAGCATGCCGCGAGTTGGGGATAACCTCGGTAGCAATTTATTCTGAGGCAGACAAAAATGCACTTCATGTTAGAAGAGCGGACGAGGCATACTTAATCGGTCCTTCTCCCGCAAATGAATCATATCTCAACAAAGAAAAAATTATAAAACTTGCAAAAGAAATTGGAGCAGATGCTATTCATCCCGGTTACGGATTTATATCAGAAAATCCGGAATTTATCCGAATGGTTGAACAGTCCGGAATTATTTTCATAGGACCATCTTCAAAATCTGTTGAGATGATGGGAGAAAAAACCTCCGCTAGAAGATTGATGAAACTTAATAACGTTCCAATTGTACCCGGAACGACTGAACCGATAAAAAATATTAATGATGGGAAAAAAATATCAGCGGAAATTGGTTACCCGGTAATGTTAAAAGCAGCGGCAGGCGGCGGCGGTAAAGGAATGCGTAAGATTGACCGCGAGGAAGATTTTGAGGAATCTTACAACCGGGCAAAGAATGAGGCTCTTAAAGCATTCGGCAATGACTATGTTTATATCGAAAAATTTATTGAGCATCCAAAACATATTGAAGTTCAGATATTAGCAGACAAGTTTGGTAATTACATTCATTTATTCGAAAGAGAATGCTCGGTGCAGCGCCGGCATCAAAAAGTAATTGAGGAAGCACCGTCCATTGCAGTAGATGGACAGACACGTGAAAAAATTACTCAAGCTGCGGTGAAAGCAGCTAAAGCATGTAATTATTACAATGCCGGAACTATAGAATTTTTAATGGATAAGAATAAAAATTTTTATTTCCTCGAAATGAATACAAGACTCCAGGTTGAACATCCTGTTACCGAGATGATCACCGGCATTGATCTGGTTAAACAGCAGATTAAAATTGCCAATGGAGAGAAGCTTACTCTAAAACAAGAGGACTTGAAAATTCACGGGCACGCAATAGAATGTAGGATTTATGCCGAAGATGTTGATAATAATTTTGCACCATCAACTGGAAAAATAATTCATCACAGGCTTACTTCAGGTCCGGGAATTAGAATTGACCGCGGTATTGATGTTCTCAGCGAAGTGCCGATTTATTACGATCCAATGCTTTCGAAAGTTATTGCTTGGGGAATTGATAGAGAAGAAGCACTGGCAAGAATGAAACGTGCTCTGGGTGAATATCAAATTAGCGGTGTGATCACAAATATTCCGGCATTCAATTGGGTTCTAAAACAAAAAACTTTTCTCGACGGAACATTCGATATTAATTTTCTTGAAAATGAATTTATGCCCTTGGTTCCGGACAAATGGAAAGATGAATCATCAAAGGATTATGAAGAAATTGCCGCAATACTTGGGGCGCTCCTTAAACAAAGAGAAATTCAGAATACTCTTTCTAATAATAATATTTCCGACAACAATTCATGGCGATCGCAATTATATGAATGA
- a CDS encoding outer membrane protein transport protein has protein sequence MKKLFTLIIICGLFANSVYGSGFQLNEHGARAMAMAGAFTGLANDPSAIYFNPAGITQLKGTQFLAGATLILPISSYTAPKPQNTLTDMNGQVFNPINFYITQQIGDKLAIGLGINNQYGLGTKWDQNWVGRSLAVETKVETYFFTPVIAYKLFENLSVSAGPAIAVGNVTISKKSVNAVNPLGPEFLTLMEGTSDVAIGFTAGILYKASDKLQFGLTYRSEMTFDFSGTATSTPASFTFVHPILKVPVTVPWPNGDITASLTTPQNLTFGLAYMASDNFTTTFDFQYVGWSSYDKLAVTFANYNPASPTFSGTYTNSVDRNYENTFIVRWGFEYKPTDSFALRGGLLYDRNPIPDGYVDPTLPDANRVGINLGFGGKLTDHLGLDISYMYLIFADRTIGNSKFGFNGTYSNSAHLFGLDFSYSL, from the coding sequence GTGAAGAAATTATTTACCCTTATTATCATCTGTGGGTTATTTGCTAATAGTGTTTACGGAAGCGGTTTCCAGCTGAATGAACACGGTGCCCGCGCTATGGCTATGGCTGGTGCATTTACAGGTTTAGCAAACGATCCATCGGCAATTTATTTTAATCCGGCTGGTATAACTCAATTAAAAGGAACACAATTTTTAGCCGGTGCAACATTAATTCTCCCTATTTCATCTTATACAGCCCCAAAACCACAAAATACGCTGACAGATATGAACGGTCAGGTCTTCAATCCAATTAATTTTTATATAACACAGCAGATTGGAGATAAATTAGCTATCGGACTGGGAATTAACAATCAATACGGTCTTGGTACAAAATGGGATCAGAATTGGGTTGGTCGCAGTTTGGCTGTTGAAACAAAAGTTGAAACTTACTTTTTTACACCTGTTATAGCTTACAAATTATTTGAAAATTTATCAGTAAGCGCCGGACCTGCAATTGCAGTTGGAAATGTGACAATTTCAAAGAAGAGCGTAAATGCTGTTAATCCACTTGGTCCAGAATTTTTAACACTTATGGAAGGAACATCTGATGTTGCAATCGGTTTTACAGCTGGTATTCTGTATAAGGCATCAGATAAATTGCAATTTGGTTTAACTTACAGAAGTGAAATGACATTTGATTTTTCCGGAACAGCAACAAGCACACCGGCTAGCTTCACCTTTGTACATCCTATTCTAAAAGTACCGGTTACTGTTCCGTGGCCGAATGGCGACATCACCGCATCACTAACCACACCACAAAATCTTACTTTCGGTCTTGCATATATGGCTAGCGATAATTTCACAACAACATTTGATTTTCAATATGTCGGTTGGTCAAGTTATGATAAACTAGCTGTTACTTTTGCAAATTATAATCCTGCAAGCCCAACCTTTAGCGGCACATACACAAACTCAGTTGATAGAAATTACGAAAATACTTTTATCGTCCGTTGGGGTTTCGAATATAAACCAACAGACAGTTTTGCATTAAGAGGCGGATTGCTTTATGATAGAAATCCAATTCCTGACGGATATGTTGACCCAACTTTACCGGATGCAAATCGTGTTGGTATTAATCTCGGTTTCGGAGGAAAGTTAACAGATCATTTAGGTCTTGATATTTCCTATATGTATCTAATATTTGCAGATCGAACCATTGGAAATTCCAAATTTGGATTTAATGGCACGTACAGTAATTCTGCACACTTATTCGGTCTTGACTTTTCATATAGTCTCTAA
- a CDS encoding SPOR domain-containing protein, with translation MRQTNYFLMFISAILFACSASQETTQQQKKDPEVYLFDDVTKKDTTKVETPKQQLPKNVDSSKVENKVNVKNEPVTSVKKFYVQVGVFSSQDRAQSFVQENQAKIDYVMSITLRDSDKRFVVRLQPFATHEEAEKVKNNIWQIPSFKDAFVITLE, from the coding sequence ATGAGACAAACTAATTATTTTTTGATGTTCATTTCTGCCATTCTTTTTGCCTGCTCTGCTTCTCAAGAAACTACTCAGCAGCAGAAAAAAGATCCGGAAGTTTATCTATTCGATGATGTAACTAAAAAAGATACAACAAAAGTAGAAACCCCAAAGCAGCAATTACCGAAAAATGTAGATTCTAGCAAAGTAGAGAATAAAGTAAATGTAAAAAACGAACCTGTCACATCAGTCAAAAAATTTTATGTTCAGGTAGGTGTTTTCTCTTCTCAAGATCGTGCACAATCATTTGTACAAGAAAATCAAGCTAAGATTGATTACGTAATGAGTATAACATTGCGCGACAGTGATAAACGCTTCGTGGTTCGTTTGCAGCCGTTTGCCACTCATGAAGAAGCGGAAAAAGTTAAAAATAATATTTGGCAAATTCCTTCATTCAAAGATGCTTTCGTTATAACTCTTGAATAG
- the ssb gene encoding single-stranded DNA-binding protein has product MNNLAFSLNKVMLIGNLGNDAETRFTTNNLSVTSFSIATSNSYKGKDGNWVNETTWHNVVSFNIPDFYKESLKKGKKFYVEGRIQKRDYTDKEGVKRYITEIISEKLIPLEGREGGGVEYNSTERTGSFAAQSDPDASTTGPDDDLPF; this is encoded by the coding sequence GTGAATAATTTGGCATTCTCATTAAACAAAGTGATGCTGATAGGTAATCTTGGAAATGATGCAGAGACTCGCTTCACTACAAATAATTTGTCTGTCACATCTTTCTCAATTGCCACATCGAATAGCTATAAAGGTAAAGACGGCAATTGGGTAAACGAAACTACTTGGCACAACGTTGTTTCTTTCAACATACCCGATTTCTACAAAGAATCTCTTAAAAAAGGTAAAAAGTTTTACGTTGAAGGTCGTATTCAAAAAAGAGATTACACTGATAAAGAAGGGGTCAAACGGTACATAACGGAAATTATATCGGAAAAACTTATTCCGTTGGAAGGTAGAGAAGGCGGAGGTGTGGAATATAACAGCACTGAAAGAACCGGCAGTTTTGCAGCTCAAAGTGATCCGGATGCTTCTACAACCGGACCAGATGACGATCTTCCATTTTAA